The following proteins come from a genomic window of Thiothrix unzii:
- a CDS encoding YajD family HNH nuclease yields MNPEQEKVVLKARKNSEERAKGYREQALKLYPWICGRCAREFNHANLRELTVHHRDHNHDNNPTDGSNWELLCLYCHDYEHQKILEAAHGGSAGTKGVGIATHNPFADLKERMKSKG; encoded by the coding sequence ATGAATCCTGAACAAGAAAAAGTCGTTCTCAAAGCCCGTAAAAATTCGGAAGAACGCGCCAAGGGTTATCGCGAGCAAGCGTTAAAATTATACCCGTGGATTTGTGGGCGGTGCGCCCGTGAATTTAATCACGCCAATTTGCGTGAATTAACCGTGCATCACCGTGACCATAATCACGATAATAATCCCACTGACGGCAGCAACTGGGAATTACTGTGTTTGTATTGCCATGATTACGAGCATCAAAAAATACTGGAAGCCGCACACGGCGGGTCAGCGGGAACCAAAGGGGTGGGAATTGCGACTCACAACCCCTTTGCGGATTTAAAAGAGCGGATGAAGTCTAAGGGCTAA
- a CDS encoding Fe2+-dependent dioxygenase, translating into MLLLIKNVLDSQRLKEVQELLATGEFVDGRFSAGMEAAKVKYNQELSPNSPLHRRLNAMVMSPLVQHPQYQAAVLPLRVATAFYARYQPGMTYGFHVDDPVMGPMSGRYRTDVSTTVFLNDDYEGGEIVIRTAYGEQKIRGAAGDAVIYDSGSWHQVAEVTRGERLVAVTWAQSLVKDPMQRELLYQLAQAREGVINKLPQSEEAANISTVHINLLRMWSEV; encoded by the coding sequence ATGCTGTTACTGATTAAAAATGTACTTGATTCTCAACGCCTGAAAGAAGTTCAGGAGCTATTAGCCACGGGTGAATTTGTCGACGGGCGTTTTTCTGCCGGGATGGAAGCGGCGAAAGTTAAGTATAATCAAGAACTTTCCCCGAATAGCCCGTTGCATCGTCGCTTAAATGCGATGGTAATGTCACCGTTGGTGCAACACCCGCAATATCAGGCAGCGGTGTTGCCATTACGGGTGGCGACAGCGTTTTACGCACGTTATCAACCCGGTATGACTTACGGTTTTCACGTGGATGATCCGGTAATGGGGCCGATGTCCGGGCGGTATCGTACCGACGTTTCCACCACCGTATTTCTCAATGATGACTACGAAGGTGGGGAAATTGTGATTCGCACCGCTTATGGCGAACAAAAAATTCGCGGTGCAGCCGGTGACGCAGTGATCTATGATTCTGGCAGTTGGCATCAGGTTGCTGAAGTGACACGTGGTGAACGTTTAGTCGCGGTGACATGGGCGCAAAGCCTGGTGAAAGACCCCATGCAACGCGAATTGCTTTACCAGTTAGCACAGGCTCGCGAGGGTGTAATCAACAAGCTGCCACAATCGGAAGAAGCGGCTAATATCAGCACGGTACACATCAACTTATTGCGGATGTGGAGTGAGGTATAA
- a CDS encoding TusE/DsrC/DsvC family sulfur relay protein, with the protein MAYEVNGTTIETTEAGYLVDLNDWNEEVAKVIAVEEGIGELSERHWDVINYLRDQYINNGGTQPMERIIQKAMADQWGDKKLTSKDMYTLFPRAPSKQGLKVAGLPATNRKGGY; encoded by the coding sequence ATGGCTTACGAAGTAAACGGCACAACCATCGAAACCACTGAAGCAGGTTATCTGGTAGACCTCAACGATTGGAACGAAGAAGTTGCTAAAGTTATTGCTGTTGAAGAAGGCATTGGCGAATTGAGCGAGCGTCATTGGGATGTGATCAACTATTTGCGCGATCAATACATCAACAACGGCGGCACGCAGCCAATGGAACGCATCATCCAGAAAGCAATGGCTGATCAGTGGGGCGACAAAAAGCTGACAAGTAAAGACATGTACACCCTGTTCCCACGCGCACCCAGCAAGCAAGGTCTGAAAGTCGCTGGCCTGCCAGCCACTAACCGTAAAGGCGGCTATTGA
- the cas6 gene encoding type I-MYXAN CRISPR-associated protein Cas6/Cmx6: protein MFWQEDEDKTLPYQAPDDVLDVSFAISCKQLPLDHAWDLAQAVQQALPWFADEIVAGVHPIHVAESGNGWERPDDASNQFLLPSRRTRMFLRIPKSRIPETQALSGTTLDVNGYAVGLRDMKEKPFVHTSVIFARYVLSDEAEDENSFLQRMAAEVKRVADFKVKKMLCGKSHALRTPQGVLHTRHLMLADLDSDPSIRLQQYGLGDGRKLGCGLFMPHKGIKTLKPTE from the coding sequence ATGTTTTGGCAGGAAGACGAGGACAAAACCCTCCCCTATCAAGCACCCGATGACGTGCTGGACGTGAGTTTCGCCATTTCGTGCAAGCAATTGCCGCTGGATCATGCGTGGGATTTGGCACAAGCCGTCCAGCAAGCCCTGCCTTGGTTTGCCGATGAAATCGTCGCCGGTGTCCACCCCATCCACGTTGCCGAAAGTGGTAATGGTTGGGAACGCCCCGATGATGCGAGCAATCAATTCCTGTTGCCGTCACGGCGCACACGGATGTTTTTACGCATTCCCAAATCACGCATTCCAGAAACCCAAGCACTGTCCGGCACAACGTTGGATGTGAACGGCTACGCGGTCGGTTTGCGGGACATGAAGGAAAAACCGTTCGTACACACCTCGGTAATTTTTGCACGTTACGTATTATCAGATGAAGCGGAAGACGAAAACAGCTTCCTGCAACGCATGGCAGCAGAAGTAAAACGGGTAGCAGATTTCAAGGTGAAAAAGATGCTGTGCGGCAAAAGTCACGCACTGCGTACCCCGCAAGGCGTGTTACACACCCGTCACTTAATGCTGGCAGATTTGGACAGTGACCCGTCTATTCGCTTGCAGCAATACGGCTTAGGCGATGGGCGTAAGCTGGGTTGCGGGCTGTTTATGCCACACAAAGGCATTAAAACCCTGAAACCAACGGAATAG
- a CDS encoding TauD/TfdA family dioxygenase, which produces MYNSPFNLNELNTYQTWRNKKLSAYPLLPESLLVTIEDPENPSEAEIAQLQHICHQYNLALYHFAQGDVRSKRHVHRLGHKVGLFRLDSNLCADEDSLTSLHVTSHAGQHDYIPYTNKPLSWHTDGYYNLPEEQIHGMLLHCAQPALEGGESWLMDHEIAYILLRDTNPDYIHALMHPNAFTIPANILNGEIIRPEQSGPVFSVTTAGHLHMRYSARQRNVIWRDDPMTREAADFLLNLWQQDSPYKIRYTLQAGEGLLCNNVLHNRTAFKDSDDPTQTRLLYRGRYFDRVEEPKETICSV; this is translated from the coding sequence ATGTACAACTCCCCTTTTAATCTCAATGAGTTAAATACCTATCAAACATGGCGCAACAAAAAATTATCGGCTTACCCTTTACTGCCAGAATCCTTGCTCGTCACGATTGAAGACCCAGAAAACCCCAGTGAAGCCGAAATAGCGCAACTCCAGCACATTTGCCACCAATACAATCTCGCGTTGTACCATTTTGCTCAAGGCGACGTGCGCAGCAAGCGTCATGTGCACCGTTTAGGGCACAAAGTGGGCTTGTTTCGGCTGGATAGCAATTTGTGCGCTGACGAAGATAGCCTCACCTCCTTACACGTTACCTCGCACGCGGGGCAGCATGATTACATTCCCTATACCAACAAACCGCTGAGTTGGCATACTGATGGTTACTACAACCTGCCCGAAGAGCAAATTCACGGTATGTTGCTGCATTGCGCCCAACCGGCACTTGAAGGCGGTGAAAGCTGGTTGATGGATCATGAAATTGCCTACATTTTATTGCGTGATACCAACCCTGATTACATTCACGCATTGATGCACCCGAATGCCTTCACGATTCCTGCCAATATATTGAACGGGGAAATCATTCGCCCCGAACAATCCGGCCCCGTGTTTAGCGTCACCACTGCGGGTCATTTGCACATGCGCTATTCCGCCCGCCAGCGCAATGTGATTTGGCGCGATGACCCGATGACGCGGGAAGCCGCCGATTTCCTATTGAATTTATGGCAACAGGACTCACCTTACAAAATAAGGTACACATTGCAAGCAGGCGAAGGCTTACTGTGCAACAACGTGCTGCACAATCGCACCGCATTTAAAGACAGCGACGATCCGACACAAACCCGCCTACTATACCGTGGACGTTATTTTGATCGGGTGGAAGAACCTAAGGAGACAATATGCTCAGTTTAA
- the dsrA gene encoding dissimilatory-type sulfite reductase subunit alpha: MATNNYPTPMLDVLEEGPWPSFISGFKKLRDEHPDERIRNVINGLMGQLEHSYETKMGYWKGGTISVFGYGGGIIPRFSEVGHMFPESKEFHTLRVQPPAGNYYTTDMLRQLADSWEKWGSGLQTFHGQTGNIMFIGANSVNFQHFFDEINEYGWDLGGAGPCVRTGMSCVGAARCEMSNCNEHAIHRRLMNNFTDDVHRPALPYKFKFKISGCPNDCQNAIERADFAVIGTWRDDMKVNQEAVKEMIMKKAKEIGKEGDRSAGRQYMFDNVISRCPTQAIKLNDDDTITVDNSNCVRCMHCLNVMPKALQVGDDKGVTVLIGGKRTLKIGDLMGIVTIPFMKLDTEEDYERIVELAASIIDFWAENGLEHERCGEMIERIGLVNFLEGIGIDPDPNMIKQPRNVSYVRTDGWDEAAEAWFNRKREEKMAAAA; encoded by the coding sequence ATGGCAACGAACAATTATCCAACGCCGATGCTGGATGTACTGGAAGAAGGCCCATGGCCTAGCTTCATCAGCGGTTTCAAGAAACTGCGTGATGAGCATCCAGATGAGCGCATCCGCAACGTTATCAACGGCCTGATGGGTCAGTTGGAGCATTCTTACGAAACCAAAATGGGCTACTGGAAAGGTGGTACTATTTCTGTCTTCGGTTACGGCGGCGGCATTATCCCGCGCTTCTCTGAAGTCGGTCACATGTTCCCGGAATCCAAAGAATTCCACACCCTGCGTGTACAGCCACCGGCTGGCAACTACTACACCACTGACATGCTGCGCCAATTGGCTGATAGCTGGGAAAAGTGGGGTTCTGGTTTGCAGACTTTCCACGGTCAGACCGGCAACATCATGTTCATCGGTGCGAACAGCGTTAACTTCCAACACTTCTTTGATGAAATCAACGAATACGGTTGGGACTTGGGTGGCGCAGGCCCTTGCGTGCGTACTGGTATGTCTTGCGTCGGTGCAGCACGTTGCGAAATGTCCAACTGTAACGAACACGCGATCCATCGCCGTCTGATGAATAACTTCACGGATGACGTGCATCGCCCGGCTCTGCCTTACAAGTTCAAATTCAAAATTTCTGGCTGCCCGAACGACTGTCAGAACGCGATTGAACGTGCGGACTTCGCCGTTATCGGTACTTGGCGTGATGACATGAAAGTCAACCAAGAAGCCGTTAAAGAAATGATCATGAAGAAAGCCAAAGAGATTGGCAAAGAAGGTGATCGTTCTGCGGGTCGTCAATACATGTTCGACAACGTTATCAGCCGCTGCCCAACGCAAGCGATCAAGCTGAACGATGACGACACCATTACGGTTGATAACAGCAACTGTGTACGTTGTATGCACTGCCTGAACGTTATGCCAAAAGCACTGCAAGTTGGTGACGACAAAGGCGTAACGGTTTTGATCGGCGGTAAGCGTACTCTGAAAATCGGCGACTTGATGGGTATCGTCACGATCCCGTTCATGAAGCTGGATACTGAAGAAGATTACGAGCGCATCGTTGAACTGGCTGCTTCCATCATCGACTTCTGGGCTGAAAACGGTCTGGAACACGAACGTTGCGGCGAAATGATTGAGCGTATCGGTCTGGTGAACTTCCTCGAAGGTATCGGTATCGACCCAGATCCAAACATGATCAAGCAACCACGTAACGTTTCTTACGTGCGTACTGACGGTTGGGACGAGGCTGCTGAAGCTTGGTTCAACCGCAAGCGCGAAGAGAAAATGGCTGCTGCTGCCTAA
- the dsrB gene encoding dissimilatory-type sulfite reductase subunit beta — protein sequence MAAPEMRDPIESGCPDGFQYMHPVMRRNFGLWAYHEDPRPGVLVHVSKTGEKVWTVRAGTQRILDVFTLRKLMDIGDTYGEGYVHFTIRSNIEFQVADGAKVEPLVKALEDAGFPVGGTRNSVTSLSHTQGWLHCDIPGTDASGVVKAMMDELLPEFKSWNMPNRVHITTSCCQINCGGQGDIAINVQHTKPPKINHALVGNVCERPTVVARCPVAAIRPAMVDGKPSLEVDEKKCICCGACYPPCPPMQINDHEATQLAVWIGGNHSNARGKPTFQRLVAAGIPNNPPRWPEATAIVKKILECYKAGAKDWERINEWVERIGWPRFFEVTGLPFTKYHIDNWRGARANLNSSTHIRF from the coding sequence ATGGCCGCACCAGAAATGCGCGATCCTATTGAATCTGGATGCCCGGATGGTTTCCAGTACATGCACCCAGTTATGCGCCGTAACTTCGGCCTGTGGGCATATCACGAAGACCCACGCCCAGGCGTTTTGGTTCACGTATCCAAAACTGGCGAAAAAGTTTGGACAGTTCGTGCTGGTACTCAACGTATCCTCGATGTGTTCACCCTGCGTAAGCTGATGGACATCGGCGATACTTATGGCGAAGGTTATGTTCACTTCACCATTCGTTCTAATATCGAATTCCAAGTAGCGGATGGCGCGAAAGTCGAACCACTGGTAAAAGCATTGGAAGATGCTGGCTTCCCAGTCGGTGGTACACGTAACTCTGTTACTTCACTGTCTCATACTCAAGGTTGGTTGCACTGCGACATTCCGGGTACTGACGCATCCGGCGTTGTGAAAGCGATGATGGATGAGTTGCTGCCTGAGTTTAAGTCATGGAACATGCCTAACCGCGTACATATCACCACTTCTTGCTGCCAGATCAACTGCGGCGGTCAAGGTGACATCGCGATCAACGTTCAACACACTAAGCCACCAAAAATCAACCACGCGCTGGTTGGTAATGTGTGCGAACGTCCAACAGTGGTAGCACGTTGCCCGGTAGCGGCGATTCGCCCTGCAATGGTTGACGGTAAGCCTTCCTTGGAAGTTGATGAGAAGAAGTGCATTTGCTGTGGTGCTTGCTACCCGCCATGCCCTCCAATGCAAATCAATGACCACGAAGCAACTCAGTTGGCTGTTTGGATCGGTGGTAATCACTCCAACGCACGTGGTAAGCCTACTTTCCAACGTTTGGTTGCAGCGGGTATCCCGAACAATCCACCACGTTGGCCTGAAGCGACCGCGATCGTTAAGAAAATTCTGGAGTGCTACAAAGCTGGCGCGAAAGATTGGGAGCGTATCAACGAGTGGGTTGAGCGTATCGGCTGGCCGCGTTTCTTTGAAGTGACTGGTTTGCCATTCACCAAGTATCACATCGACAACTGGCGTGGTGCGCGTGCGAACCTGAACTCTTCAACGCACATCCGCTTCTGA
- the tusD gene encoding sulfurtransferase complex subunit TusD: MKYTIMVNEGPYQHQSADTALQFTRAALEKGHEIFRVFFYHDGVNNGTRLSVPPADDRLIQKSWSELAEKHGLDLVICIAAAQRRGLMDADEAKRQGLDANNIAPGFRISGLGQLVEGGIQSDRLVVFGD, from the coding sequence ATGAAATACACAATTATGGTTAACGAAGGCCCGTATCAGCACCAGTCTGCTGATACTGCCTTGCAGTTCACCCGTGCCGCGCTGGAGAAGGGACACGAGATTTTCCGTGTTTTCTTCTACCACGACGGCGTAAATAACGGCACGCGTCTGAGCGTTCCACCGGCTGACGACCGCCTGATCCAGAAATCCTGGTCAGAGTTGGCTGAAAAGCACGGTTTGGACTTGGTTATCTGTATCGCAGCGGCACAACGTCGCGGCTTGATGGATGCCGATGAAGCGAAACGTCAAGGTTTGGATGCTAACAACATTGCCCCCGGTTTCCGTATTTCGGGCTTGGGTCAGTTGGTTGAAGGCGGTATCCAGTCTGATCGTTTAGTCGTGTTTGGCGATTAA
- the tusC gene encoding sulfurtransferase complex subunit TusC: protein MSTKNFLFVNRKAPYGTVYALEALEVVLISAAFEQNVSLAFIDDGVYQITKGQNSKATGMKNFSPTFRALGDYDITKLYVSTESLAERGLTVDDLMELTYEDADDDYAEKPSIILVNREEMAAMMAEQEVILSF from the coding sequence ATGTCTACAAAGAATTTTCTGTTTGTAAACCGCAAAGCTCCTTACGGCACGGTCTACGCACTGGAAGCCTTGGAAGTCGTATTGATTTCCGCTGCGTTTGAGCAAAATGTTAGTTTGGCATTCATCGACGACGGTGTTTACCAAATTACCAAAGGCCAAAACAGCAAAGCAACCGGCATGAAGAATTTCTCGCCGACTTTCCGTGCGCTGGGTGACTACGACATTACCAAGTTGTATGTTTCCACCGAGTCTTTGGCAGAGCGTGGCCTGACGGTTGATGACCTGATGGAACTCACCTACGAAGACGCTGACGACGATTACGCTGAAAAGCCTTCCATTATTCTGGTCAACCGCGAGGAAATGGCTGCAATGATGGCAGAGCAAGAAGTGATTTTGAGCTTCTAA
- the tusB gene encoding sulfurtransferase complex subunit TusB, translated as MSMLHIVNKSPFERVAFESCLAHANAGDSILMIEDAVVGAVDGSSFSGKIKAAMSDKTVYVLGADLAARGLEGKAMDGIVSVDYAGFVDLTANNDTTQSWL; from the coding sequence ATGTCTATGTTACATATTGTCAACAAGTCCCCGTTTGAACGTGTGGCTTTTGAAAGCTGCTTGGCACACGCCAATGCAGGTGATTCGATCCTGATGATTGAAGATGCCGTGGTTGGTGCAGTCGATGGATCAAGCTTTTCTGGTAAGATAAAGGCTGCGATGTCTGATAAGACTGTGTATGTGTTAGGTGCAGACCTAGCGGCACGCGGTTTGGAAGGCAAAGCAATGGATGGGATTGTGAGCGTTGATTACGCAGGTTTTGTAGACTTGACGGCAAATAACGACACCACCCAAAGCTGGCTGTAA
- a CDS encoding TusE/DsrC/DsvC family sulfur relay protein encodes MASINVGGKDIALDEEGYLENLNDWTPEVAEVLAKGEDVTLTSEHWEILNFLREYYEEYQIAPAVRVLTKAVGKRLGADKGNSKYLYSLFPYGPGKQACKYGGLPKPTGCV; translated from the coding sequence ATGGCATCAATTAACGTTGGCGGCAAAGACATCGCGCTGGACGAAGAAGGCTATCTGGAAAACCTGAACGACTGGACTCCAGAAGTTGCAGAAGTTCTGGCTAAAGGCGAAGACGTAACTCTGACTTCTGAACACTGGGAAATCCTGAATTTCCTGCGTGAATACTACGAAGAATATCAAATCGCTCCAGCGGTTCGCGTTCTGACTAAAGCAGTTGGTAAGCGTTTGGGTGCTGACAAAGGTAACTCCAAGTACCTGTACAGCCTGTTCCCATACGGCCCTGGCAAGCAAGCTTGTAAATACGGCGGTCTGCCTAAGCCAACTGGTTGCGTATAA
- a CDS encoding respiratory nitrate reductase subunit gamma: protein MTFVSILYGLLFWAATLILIGGVAVKVRQYWNTPAPLKIPTTPAPITQGGVVWRMFREVVFFQSLFRSNKTLWLFAFLFHISLWLVLIRHSRYFVGMSDLLVFLQPFGRYAGFTMVLGLAGLWARRFLVDRVRYISAPSDHLMLALLIAIGMSGLMMSFVTHTDVTQVKAFFGGMLTFGFFGEAGLPAEPIVLVHLLLVALLMIIFPISKLMHAPGIFFSPTRNQVDNPREKRHVSGWALELERQGKNYLDELKK from the coding sequence GTGACATTCGTAAGTATCCTTTACGGACTGTTGTTTTGGGCGGCAACGTTGATTTTGATTGGCGGTGTGGCTGTAAAAGTCCGTCAATACTGGAACACCCCAGCCCCATTGAAAATTCCGACCACACCCGCGCCTATTACGCAGGGCGGTGTTGTATGGCGCATGTTCCGTGAAGTGGTGTTTTTCCAGAGCTTGTTTCGTTCAAACAAAACCTTGTGGTTGTTTGCGTTCCTGTTCCACATCTCCTTGTGGCTGGTATTGATCCGCCATAGCCGTTATTTCGTGGGCATGAGTGATTTGTTGGTGTTCTTGCAGCCATTTGGTCGTTATGCCGGTTTCACAATGGTATTGGGTTTGGCTGGTTTGTGGGCGCGTCGTTTCCTCGTGGATCGTGTGCGTTACATTTCCGCGCCGTCTGACCATTTGATGCTGGCGCTGCTAATTGCGATTGGTATGAGCGGCTTGATGATGAGCTTTGTAACGCATACTGATGTGACGCAAGTGAAAGCATTCTTTGGTGGTATGTTGACCTTTGGTTTCTTTGGTGAAGCCGGTCTGCCAGCCGAACCGATTGTATTGGTGCATTTGTTGTTGGTGGCATTGCTGATGATCATTTTCCCGATCAGTAAGTTAATGCACGCTCCGGGTATCTTTTTCAGCCCGACTCGTAACCAAGTGGATAACCCGCGTGAAAAACGCCATGTATCCGGCTGGGCATTGGAACTGGAACGTCAAGGTAAAAACTACCTCGACGAACTGAAGAAATAA
- the dsrK gene encoding sulfate reduction electron transfer complex DsrMKJOP subunit DsrK: MADYEVPKLTGEGYCEVPAVRDDVMKGKGPYIAKPDFQTALHFPADFDAAGSLVPNWKERALDKMADLKGRYRSLQVFLDICVKCGACTDKCHYFIGTSDAKNMPVARQDLLRKVYRRYFTFAGKYFPKLVGATDLTEEVLADWYNYYHQCSQCRRCSVFCPYGIDTAEISMAAREILDHVGYGQKYCNEIIGKVFKIGNNLGLPGPALFDTVEGLEEDVEMDTGIKVRFPLDEDGAEVLLVTPSADFFAEPHIDGLIGYAKVFHETGVTWTMSTIASEAGNFGMFIGSYETMRRVSLRVREAAIKHKVKRIVFGECGHAWRVAYSFLNTLAGPFDFLDQRYPIPQHILEFTWSHLQAGTLKIDKTENDDKVLTFHDSCNVARGSRMGDYPGGQFDIPRNVIRAVCNNFVDMPADTIHDATFCCGGGGGLLTDDLMEIRVKGIQPRAEALKHVSINNGVTHMAAICAICKSQFTKVLPYYGFTMDQIVSVHQLVSNALVLQRQVSVQARPDDEDGDED, translated from the coding sequence GTGGCTGATTACGAAGTTCCAAAGTTGACGGGTGAAGGGTATTGCGAAGTTCCGGCAGTACGCGACGATGTAATGAAGGGCAAAGGCCCCTACATTGCGAAACCCGACTTTCAGACAGCATTGCATTTTCCGGCAGATTTCGACGCAGCAGGCTCGTTAGTCCCTAACTGGAAAGAACGCGCACTGGATAAAATGGCTGATTTGAAAGGCCGTTACCGTTCGCTGCAAGTGTTCTTGGATATTTGCGTCAAATGTGGCGCGTGTACTGATAAGTGCCATTACTTCATCGGCACGTCTGACGCGAAAAACATGCCAGTGGCACGTCAGGATTTGCTGCGTAAAGTTTATCGCCGTTACTTCACGTTTGCGGGTAAATATTTCCCCAAACTGGTCGGGGCAACCGACCTGACCGAAGAAGTGTTGGCTGACTGGTATAACTATTATCACCAGTGTTCACAGTGCCGTCGTTGTTCCGTATTCTGCCCCTATGGCATTGATACGGCTGAAATTTCAATGGCAGCACGTGAAATTCTTGACCACGTTGGTTACGGTCAAAAGTATTGCAACGAGATTATCGGCAAGGTCTTTAAGATCGGCAATAACCTCGGTTTGCCAGGCCCTGCACTGTTTGACACAGTGGAAGGTTTGGAAGAAGACGTTGAGATGGATACCGGCATTAAAGTCCGTTTCCCGCTCGATGAAGACGGTGCGGAAGTATTGTTGGTAACGCCATCAGCGGACTTCTTTGCCGAACCGCATATCGACGGTTTGATTGGTTACGCGAAAGTGTTCCACGAAACCGGCGTGACTTGGACGATGAGTACTATCGCGTCAGAAGCGGGTAACTTCGGCATGTTCATCGGCTCTTACGAGACCATGCGCCGGGTTTCTTTGCGGGTTCGTGAAGCAGCCATCAAGCACAAGGTTAAGCGCATTGTGTTTGGGGAATGTGGTCACGCATGGCGTGTGGCGTACAGCTTCCTGAATACCTTGGCTGGGCCGTTTGATTTCTTGGATCAGCGTTACCCGATTCCACAGCACATTCTGGAATTTACGTGGAGTCATCTCCAAGCCGGTACGTTGAAAATCGACAAGACCGAGAATGACGATAAAGTATTGACCTTCCACGACTCGTGCAACGTAGCGCGTGGTAGCCGGATGGGTGATTACCCCGGTGGTCAGTTCGACATTCCACGTAACGTTATCCGTGCGGTGTGTAACAACTTTGTGGACATGCCAGCCGATACCATCCATGACGCGACCTTCTGTTGCGGTGGCGGTGGCGGTTTGCTGACCGATGACTTGATGGAAATTCGCGTGAAAGGCATTCAGCCGCGTGCGGAAGCCCTTAAGCATGTCAGCATCAATAACGGTGTGACGCACATGGCAGCGATTTGTGCGATTTGCAAATCACAGTTTACGAAAGTGTTGCCGTACTACGGTTTCACGATGGATCAAATTGTTAGTGTTCACCAGTTGGTGAGTAACGCGCTTGTCCTGCAACGGCAAGTGTCCGTGCAGGCACGTCCCGACGACGAAGACGGCGACGAAGACTAA